One Oceaniferula flava DNA window includes the following coding sequences:
- the cysC gene encoding adenylyl-sulfate kinase has protein sequence MSQATNIHPEYQRQVPREQKEQLLGQRGQVIWLYGLSGSGKSTIANALERQLHGAGRLVAMLDGDNLRSGLNSNLGFTDEDRCENIRRVAEMAKSVVRTGAIVLVSVITPREAFRQSAREIIGDDDFLEVYVKASFETCRQRDVKGLYDKADAGKIANFTGQASAFEEPSHADLVLNTEDHSLEACLEQLLSLVTSRISLPSAGC, from the coding sequence ATGAGCCAAGCGACCAATATCCACCCGGAATACCAACGCCAAGTGCCACGTGAGCAAAAGGAGCAACTCCTTGGGCAGCGCGGTCAGGTGATCTGGTTGTATGGGCTATCCGGTTCCGGCAAATCCACCATTGCCAACGCCTTGGAACGCCAACTCCACGGCGCCGGTCGCCTGGTGGCCATGCTCGATGGCGATAACCTCCGCAGCGGCTTGAACAGCAATCTCGGCTTCACCGATGAGGATCGCTGCGAGAACATCCGCCGCGTTGCGGAAATGGCCAAGTCCGTGGTCCGCACCGGAGCGATTGTCTTGGTCTCTGTGATCACTCCGCGCGAGGCCTTCCGCCAGTCCGCCCGCGAGATCATTGGCGATGACGATTTCCTCGAGGTCTATGTCAAAGCCTCCTTCGAGACCTGCCGCCAGCGCGATGTCAAAGGTCTCTACGACAAGGCCGATGCCGGCAAAATCGCCAACTTCACCGGTCAGGCGTCCGCTTTCGAAGAGCCAAGCCATGCCGATCTGGTGCTCAACACCGAAGATCATTCACTCGAAGCCTGCCTCGAGCAGCTGCTCAGCCTCGTCACCTCAAGAATCTCCCTGCCAAGCGCAGGCTGTTAA